AAGATGACGCGCCAATGGCAGCCTCACTCATCGCTTCCGCCGCCTGCATCACGCTCTGCGCGCACCATGCCAGACCATTGATCTTCTTCGAACGTGCACTCGCCTGTGCGCGCTTTGCATCCTGCTTATCGAAAGCATCGTCGATGCCGCGCAGCACGGCCTCTACCGGTATCCCCGATTCACGCCAGATCTCAATCAGCGCCCAATCGAGCGTGGAGAGGAGCAGCAGCGAACCGCGTCGTTGCTGAAACCGTTCTTCGATCTCGGTAAAGTAGTTGAAGTAATTCAACGGAGATTCCTATATCTTCGCAGTCGGTTGTGGAACGGAGGAAGCACGGCGTCGGCTTCGTTCCAGGTTGCGGTCAAGATTTCGTTCATGGATCAAACGAAGGCCGTCGAGCGTCAACATCTCATCGACCACTTCAATGTACTTCGACCCACCGGCAATGAGCTTTGCCAATCCACCCGTAGCTACAGCCTTTACCTTGCCACCTATCTCCGTAATCAGCCGCTCCAGGATTCCATCCACCAGCCCGATGTATCCGTAGTACAGGCCAATCTGGATGTTGTCCGTAGTACTTGTTCCGATGATCTTCGAGGGACGCTTGATATCCACGCGGGTCAGACGTGCCGCGCTGTCGAAGAGCGCATCGGCCGAGATGCCAAGTCCGGGTGCGATCGCGCCACCAAGAAACTCGCCCTTCGGAGAAACCACATCGAAGGTCGTTGCCGTGCCCATGTCGACTACGACGCAAGGGCCGCCATATTTTTCAAAGGCAGCAATGCAGTTCACAATGCGGTCCGCGCCGACCTCTGCCGGATTGTCCGTCAGCACTGGAAGTCCCGTCTTCACCCCCGGTTCGACGAAGAGCGGACGCAGTTTGAAAAAGCGGTCGCAAACGTGTCGCAACATGGAATCGACGGGTGGCACTACAGAGGCGATCACAATCGCTTCCACCACGGACAGCTCCAGACCATGCAGAGCAAACATGCTGCGCATCTGCACGCCAAGCTCGTCGATCGTGGTGTGCTTCGGCGTGGTCAATCTCCAGAAATGAATTGGCGGATTTCGCTCT
This genomic stretch from Terriglobus saanensis SP1PR4 harbors:
- a CDS encoding type III pantothenate kinase encodes the protein MLLAIDVGNSNTVMGLYDLSTAERNPPIHFWRLTTPKHTTIDELGVQMRSMFALHGLELSVVEAIVIASVVPPVDSMLRHVCDRFFKLRPLFVEPGVKTGLPVLTDNPAEVGADRIVNCIAAFEKYGGPCVVVDMGTATTFDVVSPKGEFLGGAIAPGLGISADALFDSAARLTRVDIKRPSKIIGTSTTDNIQIGLYYGYIGLVDGILERLITEIGGKVKAVATGGLAKLIAGGSKYIEVVDEMLTLDGLRLIHERNLDRNLERSRRRASSVPQPTAKI